A segment of the Psychrobacillus sp. FSL K6-2836 genome:
TATGTTGTTAAGGAGGATAACAGTGATTTACTATGAGATACTTTGTTATAGTTGTAAAAGAACATTCAAAGAATACGAAGGTTCACTAAAATATAAACAATTTAAGGAAAGAAAGAGTAAGATTTTTTGCTGCGACGATTGTAGTCATAAGATAAGAATTGATGCAATTAAAAATTTCTTTAGATAGTTTTTTGGAGAGTAGCCTAATAGATTGTGAAATAATGTATTTAAACTAACGTGTGCTTTACTTCAAGAAAGAGTAAAGCCTTTTTTTTTTATTGAACTAAAGGGATAGTTTAATTGAAGAAGAAGTTTTTTTTGTGATTGTGTCAAATAAGTTAATATATGCAAATTGTTGTACAGAAGGTGTGCTTTTCTAGAAGTTTTGGGGTGGCACTTTTTTCTTGAACTAACGAAGAGGAGGATTATATATGGTTCTACGAAGAGTGAGTTTAATTACAATTGGTTGTTTTGATTTACCACTTATAAGTGCAAAAATTGTCATAAATTAAGCAGTGATTTGACCATTTCCCCTATGTATCGTTTGAAAAAGGCAGATAAATGGATTCCGTTTATAGAGTGTATGTTGAATGGTCTATCGCTTCGTGAAACAGCTTCGCAAATTGGCATTACTCAAGTAACCG
Coding sequences within it:
- a CDS encoding DUF2197 domain-containing protein; the protein is MLLRRITVIYYEILCYSCKRTFKEYEGSLKYKQFKERKSKIFCCDDCSHKIRIDAIKNFFR